The genome window AAAACAGACTGCACCGAGAACTCGATAGCCCTGGGGTCGGGTCGGGGTCGGGTCGAACCCAACCTCAACCCGGGTCGGGTCGGGAACCTGCGGGTCGGCGGCGGGTCGGCGGCGGCGGCGGCCTCAACCCGGGTCGGGCAACGCGGGTCGGGGCGATCCGGCACTCCGGCGTCAACCCAACCCGGGTCGGGTCGGCCGGCAGCTACATGGGAGGGATGAGGTGTTTCTTGCCGAGCCGGTTGCCAGCAACCGAGGCCGGGCGGAGGCTCAGGCGCTGGGCGACCTCGCGCCTTAAATCCCTGCCCGCCACGAGCTCATCCACGACCAGTTCGCTCGCTAGCTTGTGGATGTCCACCGACTCGCGATACTCGGTCCTTAGCCGCTCTACCTGCGCCTTGCGTTCGTTGGGATCCTCGATCTCCTGCAGCTTGTTGTAGTACACGGCGTTCACCGCTGCTTGGGGCCCCATGACCGCAATGGAGGCCTGAGGCAGGGCAACGCACGCGTCCGGCTCGAAAGCGGGGCCGCACATGGCGTAAAGCCCGGCGCCATACGCCTTGCGCACGATCACGCTGAGCTTCGGGACGGTGGCCTCGCTAACCGCAGAGATCATCTTGGCGCCAGCCCGAATGATACCTTCACGCTCGACTTTGGTTCCAATCATGAAACCTGGGACATCAGCAAGGAAGACCAGGGGAACGTTGTACGCGTCGCAGAGCCATATGAATCGGGCAGCCTTGTCCGCGCTATCCACGAAGAGCACGCCGCCCATCCGCTTGGGTTGATTAGCGACGATACCTACCGTGCGACCTTCGATACGTGCGAATCCAGTCAGTATCTCTGGTGCGAACAAGGGCTTGATCTCAAACCAGCTGTCGCCGTCGACGAGCGTATGCAGGACTTCCATCATGTCGAACGCCTTGTTCTCGTCCTGTGGAATGAGCGCTTCGAGGTCCGCGTGCGACGCCGGGGCACGCGGCTCCAGGGGCGCTGGGGCACAGCCGGAGTGGGCCGGCATGTATCCGAGATACTGGCGCGCGAGCAGCAGTGCTTCAGACTCGTTGGACGCCAGTAGATCGCCGCAGCCCGACACTCCGCAGTGCATGGCAGCGCCACCCATTTCCTCCAGCGTCGTCTTCTCGCCGATCACCATTTCCGCCATGCGTGGCGAGCCGAGGTACATGGATGCGTTGTTCTCGACCATGATCACCACGTCGCAGAATGCGGGAATGTAGGCGCCACCTGCCGCGCTGGGTCCGAACAAGACGCAGAGCTGGGGAACATGGCCACTTAGCTGGACCTGGTTGTAGAAGATGCGCCCGGCTCCTCGTCGCCCAGGAAACATCTCGAGCTGGTCTGTGATGCGCGCTCCTGCCGAATCGACGAGATACA of Pseudomonadota bacterium contains these proteins:
- a CDS encoding acyl-CoA carboxylase subunit beta, whose protein sequence is MSLDDELREQVERTRRGGEPKYHEKNAAKGKLFARERIARLVDRDSFVEDGTLANCAAGNLPSDGVIAGVGRMGGRVVALMANDSTVKAGSWGRRTVEKILRVQETSRRLSCPLLYLVDSAGARITDQLEMFPGRRGAGRIFYNQVQLSGHVPQLCVLFGPSAAGGAYIPAFCDVVIMVENNASMYLGSPRMAEMVIGEKTTLEEMGGAAMHCGVSGCGDLLASNESEALLLARQYLGYMPAHSGCAPAPLEPRAPASHADLEALIPQDENKAFDMMEVLHTLVDGDSWFEIKPLFAPEILTGFARIEGRTVGIVANQPKRMGGVLFVDSADKAARFIWLCDAYNVPLVFLADVPGFMIGTKVEREGIIRAGAKMISAVSEATVPKLSVIVRKAYGAGLYAMCGPAFEPDACVALPQASIAVMGPQAAVNAVYYNKLQEIEDPNERKAQVERLRTEYRESVDIHKLASELVVDELVAGRDLRREVAQRLSLRPASVAGNRLGKKHLIPPM